A window from Triticum aestivum cultivar Chinese Spring chromosome 6D, IWGSC CS RefSeq v2.1, whole genome shotgun sequence encodes these proteins:
- the LOC123141602 gene encoding protein SPT2 homolog, with product MAGYDDNETNVVEDEYDDLDDFIVGSDDEGDNVAEEDEEELPEAEEIEVEEQYEEEEEEEPPAGTQEILSFREQLKAKLRKQHQSNGANYGNPSCSSSDQPPVRSRFGNFFGPSTPVLAPRLIEAGCSSIMQENQNLPSRKHAAPSSSSKTQPSASAHEQKPKIVPQVKRKVDTLRKNRDYSNLFSDDADTASPTEEHTENKPVMALKSEVEAHPMKTKHSAATNKKVLTNHPARPSKDHGSIQNHAQTNKVVSQVKKEPLPNGRKPIAAARNGSRPPNGTTKARPGLEPSSNGQNPQRSMQSKSPQTLPSAQRQQQRRPKPQGQRQQNCTPPSSQVRRVNSSVQGQQPAHKGSALPRDRTKLEQKQLAPSSKPKPSPTSAVYSDPAKKKGVVKRKLSDAEKVRQMVRDVFNYDPGKYGKDVDDDRDMEAGYASIQMEERRSAKIARKEDEEEYRRIQEEEQRERAKKKKKQRTES from the exons ATGGCGGGCTACGACGACAATGAAACCAAC GTAGTGGAGGATGAGTACGACGACCTTGATGATTTCATCGTCGGAAGTGACGATGAGGGCGACAATGTGGCCGAGGAGGATGAAGAGGAGCTGCCCGAGGCTGAGGAGATAGAAGTGGAAGAACAgtacgaggaggaagaggaagaagagccgcCTGCTGGCACGCAGGAAATCCTTTCCTTCAGGGAGCAATTGAAGGCCAAATTAAGGAAACAACATCAGTCTAACGGTGCCAACTACGGGAACCCTAGCTGCTCGTCGTCTGATCAACCGCCGGTCAGGTCCAG ATTTGGCAACTTCTTTGGGCCGTCCACGCCAGTACTTGCTCCCCGGCTCATCGAGGCGGGGTGCTCATCGATAATGCAGGAGAACCAGAACCTGCCGTCCAGA AAACATGCCGCTCCGTCGTCGTCTTCGAAGACACAGCCAAGTGCGAGCGCCCATGAGCAGAAACCCAAGATCGTACCTCAG GTGAAACGTAAGGTTGACACCCTTCGCAAGAACAGGGACTACTCGAACCTGTTCTCGGACGATGCCGATACCGCTTCCCCAACAGAGGAACACACAGAAAATAAGCCTGTCATGGCCCTAAAATCTG AAGTCGAAGCTCATCCGATGAAGACGAAGCATTCTGCTGCGACAAACAAGAAGGTGCTCACAAACCATCCTGCCAGACCATCAAAAGACCATGGATCCATCCAGAACCACGCGCAAACAAACAAGGTGGTCTCTCAGGTGAAGAAGGAGCCACTCCCAAACGGGAGGAAACCGATTGCTGCTGCCAGGAATGGATCCAGACCACCCAACGGCACCACCAAAGCTCGTCCAGGGTTGGAGCCATCCTCAAATGGCCAAAACCCGCAGCGCTCGATGCAGAGCAAGAGCCCGCAGACGTTGCCTTCTGcccagcggcagcagcagcggcgaccaAAACCACAGGGTCAGAGGCAGCAGAACTGCACCCCTCCTTCGTCGCAAGTTCGAAGGGTGAATTCTTCTGTGCAGGGCCAGCAGCCTGCGCACAAGGGTTCTGCTCTGCCTCGGGACAGAACAAAATTAGAGCAGAAGCAGCTGGCTCCTTCCTCCAAACCAAAG CCATCTCCAACAAGTGCTGTTTACAGTGATCCCGCAAAGAAAAAGGGTGTAGTGAAGAGGAAACTCAGTGACGCTGAGAAAGTTCGTCAAATGGTCAGAGATGTGTTCAA CTACGACCCGGGCAAGTATGGCAAGGATGTAGATGATGATAGGGACATGGAAGCAGGTTATGCCAGCATACAGATGGAGGAGAGAAGAAG TGCAAAGATTGCAAgaaaagaggatgaagaggaatATCGCCGGATTCAGGAAGAAGAGCAGCGCGAGcgggcgaagaagaagaagaagcaacgtACAGAATCGTAG